CGATGGTTACCCGGAACGGGTACGTCAAGCGGACCTGTACGACGGACTTCGAGAACATCCGTTCGACGGGGATCATCGCCGCCTCGCTGGAGGAGGGCGACGAACTCGTCGACGTGGCGGTGACCGACGGCGAACAGGACATCGTTCTCGCCACCGAACAGGGCATGACGATCCGGTTCGCCGAGACGGAAGCCCGTGAAATGGGCCGCAACGCACGCGGCGTCGGCGCGATCAAATTGCAGGACGGGGACAGCGTGGCCGGACTGGTCGCGACCGGCGGTGACGACCAGCGGGCGCTGTTGACCGTCACGGAGAACGGCTACGGGAAGCGGACCCCCCTCGAGGAGTACCGCCAGCAGTCACGCTACGGCAAGGGCCTCATCGACATCAAGACCGAGGGCCGCAACGGCCCCGTGACGGGCGTGAAAGCGGTCGAGGACGACGATCACCTCATCATCATGAGCGAGAGCGGGCAGATCATGCGCATCCGCGCGGCCGACATCTCGACGGTCGGGCGCAACACGAAAGGCGTCACGATCATGGAACTCGACGGCAACGACCGCGTCGCCAGCGTGACCGTCGTCCCCGACCTCGACGACGAGTAAGTCCCGGATTCTCCCCTTCGTATCGTACCCTTTCCCCGTCAGTCGTCCGCAGGAGCGGCCTCGGCCAGCTTATCGGGCGAGAGCGAGCCGTGCCGGACTATTTCCTCGAAGTGCTCGTCTGGCAGTTTCTCGCCGTTCGTGATACCCCGGGCGTCGTCCTCGCGGAAGCGAGTCTCGACGAACCACTCGGCGACCAGCGCCTTCCGGGCGTCGTCGCGCTCGTCGATGGCGTCCTGTGCGCGCTCGATCAGCAGGGCGGCGGTCACCACGTCGAAGACGTAGTCGGCGAGCTGTTTGGCCTCGTGCTGGGCGTACTCCTCGTCCTCGGTCGCCAGCGCGATCATCGCCTCCTGCAGGGCCTGAGACTCCGACTCCACGGTCGACGCGAGGTCCTCGAGGTGGGGATGGTCGGCAGTGTCGAGGGCGTTCGAGACCAGCGGGAACAGTTCCTCGTGGGCGGCTTCGCGGTTCAGCACGCGCAACACGTCCAGCGAGAGGACGTTCGAGGTGCCCTCCCAGATGGGGAGGACCTGCGAGTCGCGGAGCATCCGCTCGGTGGTGAAGCCGTTGACGTAGCCGTTGCCGCCGAGAATCTCACAGGCGTAGGAGGCAGTGTCGACGGCCATCCGCGCGGTCTTGTACTTGGCGACGGGGACGAGCAGACGCATCAGCTTGAACGCTCGCGCCTCCGCGTCGGTGCGCTCGTCGGGCGCGTCGGCGTCGAGGCGCTGCTCGTTGTCCATGTAGTCGGCGTAGTGACGGGTGGCCTCGAAGGTGAACGCAAGCGCAGCCTCGTAGTCGGTCTGCATGTTCACGAGGTCGCGGCGCATCAGCGGGTACTCCTGAATTGTCTCGCCGAAGGCCTCGCGGTTGGCGGCCTGCACCTTCGATTCCAGCAGCGAGCGCCCCATCCCGCCGACCGAGCCCGTGGCGTTGGTCAGCCGCTCGAAGTTCATCATCTCCGCCATCAGCTTGAACCCGTTCTCGGGTTCGCCGACGAGGTAGGCCTCTGCACCGCGGAACTCGACCTCCCCCGTCGGGACCGCGATGGTCCCGAGTTTGTCTTTCAGCCGTCGGTAGAGCTGGTCGTTGAGACTGCCATCCCGCTTCGTGTGCGGGACCAGAAACAGCGACAGGCCGGCGGTCCCTTCGGGGGCGTCGGGGCGGCGGGCCAGCGCGAGCGTCCCTTCGGCGTCGATGTTCGAGCAGAACCACTTCTCGCCGTACAGTTCGTAGACGCCGTCCTCGTCGGTGGGTTCGGCGGTGGTCTCGTTTGCCCCCACGTCCGAACCGCCCTGCTTCTCGGTGAGGAACATCGCCCCCTCGATGTGGTCGTCGTAGTCGCGGCTGGTGAGTTTCCCGAAGTACTCCTCCAGCAGATCGGCGTTGGGGTGGTCGTCGTCGACGTACTTCTCCAGGACGATGGCTGCGCCGGTCGTCATCGAGACGGGACAGACGAAGCCGCCGTCGGCGAACGAGAGGATGGTTTGCTGGGCGAGGACGTGCTGGAAGCCGAGGGGGTCGTCCCGGCCCGGCGGCGCGTGGAAGATGTCGTGAGTCACGCCGCGGTCGTAGACGAGTTCGTCGTTCTCGTGTTGCAGCGGGTGGTACTGGACGTGATTCTGGACCTCCCCGTGCTTGTCGTAGGTCCGCAACTCGTGGCCCTCGCGGTCGATTATCTCGGCGTTCTCGGTGATGGCGTGGCCCGTCACCTCGCCCAGGTCGGACAGTTCGGACTCGGCCCACTCGAACTCCGCGCCGGGATAGGCGCGCTCGATCTCGGCCCGCAACGCGGGGTCGAGGTCCCAGTAGTTGACGTTGCTCCCCTCCTCGAATCGGCTGTAGTCGATGGGAGTGTCTTCCATGGCACGACGTATGTGTACGACCCCCATAAAGCCACGACCCACCCGTTGTTCGTTTGTTTCGACCCCGGCGCGACGAGTCCATCGGGGACCGACAACTCCCGGTGGGTTTCTTCCCGTCCGAAATACTATTCCGGAGGGGTGCGCCACGTTAGGAGACCACATGGAAGAGAAGACGGAACTCTCGAACGACGCCTTGCGGGTCGCGGAGAGCGACGACGGGCTGGCGGTACGGGCGACCATCGACCGGCCAGAGGCGCAAAACTCGCTGAACGAACCGGTGATCCGGGGACTGCTGGACGCCATCGAGTACGCCGACGAGAGCGACGCGCGAGTGCTGGTCCTGCGGGGCGCGGGCGGCACCTTCTGCTCGGGCGGGGACCTCTCGGAGATGTCCGGTGTCATCGGCGAGGACTCGACGGCCTACCGCGAGCAGTTCTCCTCGCTCTCGCTCGTCGTGGAGGAGATGGTCGACGCGAGCGTCCTCACCGTCGCGGCGGTCGAGGGCTACTGTCTCGCCGGCGGGCTCGGACTGGCCTCGGCCTGCGAGTTCGTCGTCGCCCACGAGGAGGCCGAGTTCGGTACGCCCGAGGTGGACGTGGGCCTGTTCCCGGCCCAGGCGATGGCCCCGATCATGCGCTCGGTCGACCAGAAGGCCGGCCTGAAGCTGCTGTTCACCGGCGAGCACGTCGACGCCGAGGAGGCCGACGACATGGGACTGGTGACCGAACTGGCCCCCGACGGCGAGTTCGATGAGCGACTGGACGGTCTCGTCGACCAGCTGGTCAACAACAGCCCGGTCCTCATCGACGTGGGGAAGGAGGCCTACTACACCCAGCGAGACATGGGCTTCCAGGAAGCGCTCTCCTATCTGCGGGAGATCATCACCATCGTCGCGATGAGCGACGCGACCGAGGAGGGGATCAACTCCTTCCTGATGGACGAGGACCCGGACTGGGAGGTGCGGGAATGACCGACGCGAACCGCGAGTCGGTGAAGGGCAACGACCCCGACAAAGTCGTCATCTCGGCCGCGTTGACGGGTGCACTGACCACGCGCGACCAGTGCGAGGCGATCCCCTACACCGCCGAGGAGATAGCCGAGGAGGCCGCTGCCGCACGCGAGGCGGGCGCAGCCGTCGCACACATCCACGCCCGGACGGACAACGGCTCGCCGACCTACTCCACCGAACGCTACCAGGAGATCAAAGACGAGGTGCAGGCTCGCACCGACATCGTCGTCAACTTCTCGACGGGGGCGGTCCACGAACCCGTCGAGAGCCGCGCGGAGTACGTCCGCGAGACCGAGCCCGAGATGGCCGCGCTGAATATGGGCTCGATGAACTACGCGAAGTACTCGGAGAGCCGTGAGGACTACGTGTTCGACATGGTGTTCGAGAACTCCTTCTCGGAGATCCGGGAGATGGTGACCGCGATGAACGAGGCCGGCGTCAAACCCGAGCTGGAGTGTTTCGACACCGGGCACGTCGGCAACACCCGGCCGCTGCTCGCGGAGGGCAAACTCGACCATCCCCTCCACTTCAGCCTCATCATGGGCGTTCTGGGTGGGATTCCGGCGACCGCCGAGAACCTCGCTCACCAGGTCCGCCAGCTCCCCGACGACGCCACGTGGCAGGTCATCGGGATCAGCGAGGACCAGTGGCGACTCGTCGCCGCGGCGCTGTCGATGGGCGGCAACGTCCGGGTCGGCCTCGAAGACAACTTCTACGTCAGCGAGGGCGAGATGGCCGAGAGCAACGCCGACCTCGTCGAGAAGGCCGCCCGGATGGCCCGGGACGTGGGCCGTGAGCCAGCGACGCCCGACGAGGCCCGCGAGATACTGAGTATCGAGTAACCGCGGCGTCCCCCGACCCGGGTCGGTGCGGCCCCCTCACGGCTCCTCCGCGAGCACGACTTCACACAGCACTCTGTCGAGGGTCCGGCGCAGTGTCACGGACGCCTCCCGGTCCGACATCCCGTTTCTGTCGGCCAGTTCGACGAGCGATATCTCCCGGGGCGCTCCGAAGTACCCCTCCCGGAGGGCGCTTCTGAGGAGGTCCAGGTCGATCTGTTCCGGATCGTCGGCCGTACCGTCGTTCGCGGTCGTCATGGTCCGACGTATTCCGTCCGGACGGTTGGGGGACCGGCCTGCCGTGGCGGGCTTTCAAGTGCTCTCCTCCGGCCCCTCGTCGGTGGTGACGATGGTGGCGTCGATCAGGTTCTCGGTTCCTCGTCTGAGGAGTTCCGAGACCGACTGGTGTGAGATGTCGAGTTCGTCCGCCAGCTCTCGGGTCGACACCTCGCGAGGGATCCGGAAGTACCCGTGGTTCCTCGCCAGAGCCAGGGCGTTCCGCTGGTCCGGGGTCACGTCCCCGAATGTCTGGCGGGGCGCTTCCGGCTTCCCGAGTTGCTCCAGCTGGAACGGCACGTCGTTGTCGTGGAGGTGCTCGCGGAACCGCTCGAACTGCTCGCGCGAGGTGAACCGTATCCGGACCCGCCAGCCCGTGGCGTTCGCGCTGGCGTCCAACATGGAGGCCTTCTTGTCGAGGTACGCGTCGATTCGGCCCTCGATGGGCTCTGCCCAGTCCAGCTGGTAGTACTTCTGGTCGTCGAACTCGTAGGCCTCCACGACGTCCTCGACGGTGGGGTCGTCCGCCAGCGCGTCGTCGACGCTATCGAAGTCGGCGTTGGCGGCCCACAGACACGGCATCGTCCACTTGGTGGAGTGCGCGGCGATCCGTTCGGCTTCCACCTCCAGCGCCGGAACTTCCGTGAGCGTGTGTTCCAGGGCGACGGCGGCTGGCGGGAGCGAGAAGGTGCCGACGAGCATGGCCCCCCTTGCGTGTCCATGCGGATACGTCTCGCGGGTCGGACGGTCGCCGCTGGATCACCATCGCTAACGGGACCACCCTTTTCGGGCGACCCGTGTTTGGAGTCGTGAGAAGACTACTCGCCGCCGGTCCACTAGCCGGACCAGCCGCCGCGGATGTCGCTGTCGATGTTCCCGCGCCACTGGTCGAATCCAGATTCACAGGCGGGATTGGACTTCAGGTGGTCGACGAAGCCGGCCCCCGGCGATTCGAGTTGCATCTCACAGAACGGACAGACGTCCGGATCGTTCCACGTCGTCGGTACTGGTGTACCAGTCTGGTCCCCCATACGTTCGTTCAGGGAATCCCTGCATATAATTGTTTACGTAGATAATCGCCTTACGACCAAGGTCATATTAGGTCAAAATAGGATGGTCCCGTGGTGGCGGTCGGGGTCGTCGCGCCGTTTGTTACGGAACGCAGAGAGTCGGGCCAGAAGTTGCTCGCGGAGGTCGCCCGCGGGCAGCAGTTCGTCCACCTGCATCTTCGCGGCCTGTGCCCGGAGGTCGACGAAGTCGTCGAACTGCTCTTTGGCGCTCTCGATGAACGCCTCGCGAGTCTCGCCCTCCATGTCTTCCAGCTGCCCGCCGAACAGCGCGTGGACGGCGGCGTCGGGCCCCATCACCGAGATCTCGGCGCTCGGGAGCGCGAGCGTCGCGTCGGCTCCGAACGCCGGACCACACATCGCGTAGATCCCCGCGCCGTAGGCCTTTCTGGTGATCACGCAGAACTTCGGTACCTGGGCGTTCGAGGTGGCGTAGATGAACTTCCGGCCGCGCTGGAGGATCCCCTCGCGTTCGACCTTCGAGCCGACCATGAACCCGGGCGTGTCACAGAGATACACGAGGGGAATCTCGTAGGCGTCACAGATCCAGACGAATTCGGCGGCCTTCTCCGCCGAATCGGGGAAGATCGCGCCGCTGACGTGCTCGGGTTGATTGGCGACGATCCCGACCGGGCGACCGCCCATGCGGGCGAAGCCGGTGACTATCTCCGGGGCGAACCGTGGTTTGGTCTCGAACCACGAGTCCCGATCGACGACGCGGTCTATCACCTCGTGGACGTCGTAGGCCGCGTTGGGCTCCTCGGGAATCACTGCGTCCAGCCCCTTCGGGTTCTTGACCGGCGGTTTCGGCTCGCGTGTCGGGTTGGGCGCGTCGTATTTCTGGGGGAGATAGGAGAGCAGGGCCTTGACGGCCGCGACGGCGCTCTCCTCGTCGGGCACGACGAGGTCGGCGCTGCCGGACTGGGTCGCGTGCACGTCGGGGCCACCCAGTTCCTCCATGTCGACTGCCTCGCCGGTCATCGCCTCGACGATGCGGGGCGAAGCGATGGCCATGCCGGAGATGTCCTCGACCATGATCAAAAAGTCACAGAAGACGGGCGTGTAGGCCGAGCCGGCGATGTCCGGACCGTAGAGGACGCCGATCTGGGGGATCTGGCCGGAGTGGAGACACTGGTTGTAGAACATCTTCCCGCCGCGGTACCGATCCATGTGCGTGTCACCCTGCTCGCGTTCGTCGGCGTTCAGCCGCGCACCCGTCGAGTCGATCAGGCGGACGATGGGTGCGCCGGCCTCGGCGGCCCGTTCGGAGAGGCGGATCTCTTTCTCGACGCCCATCTGCCCGAGCGAACCGGCTTTCACGCTGTAGTCGTTGGCGGTGAAGAAGACCTCGCGGCCGTCGATCTCTCCGACGCCGGTCAGCAGGCCGTCCGCGGGGAGTTCGTCGTCGTCGGAAAAGCGGGCGAACGTGCCGTCCTCGTAGGTGATCTCGTCGAACAGCAGATCGAGCCGGTCGCGGACGAACGCTTTTCCCAGATTCTCCAGTTTCTCGTGGCCGCGCTCCGGACCGCCGGAGACGATCTCCTCGATCTGATCGCGGAGGTTCTGCTCGCGTTCGGTGACGATGTCACCGCCTCCGTTCCACTCCTCCTCGTCGGCTGCGACCCGGTCGCCGCCGGGATCGACGATCTCGACCGGCTGACCGAGATGTTCGGCGACCGCCGTGGCTATCACCCGTGCAGTGTCCTCGTCCGTCTCGCCGTCGACTGTGATCTCCATGGTCGTCACGCCCCCGGCGTCGCCCCAGTCTGGAAACTCACGCAGTGTTTACAATTGACACACATAGTGACAGCACACTCACGCCCGACGGTAAAATATGTATGGGTGTAACACTCACACCAGTTGCGAACGAACCCGCAACAACCGACATCACGGTAGTCGTGAAAGTCCCCCGCCCATGCAACGGCCCCGGAGGGTCTCACGATGATCGGTGGGTGGGGAACGACTGCGCTCACGGCCGTCGTCATTCTGGTCGCGTCATTTGTACACGGTATCGCTGGGTTCGGGTTCGCACAGGTGTCGATGGGTATCTTGCCACTTTTTCGGAGTCCATCGAGTGCCTCAATCGTCTTCACAGCAACCGCCGTCGTGAGCAACGCACGCGTGTGGTGGAGCGTCCGCGACGCGTTCGACTGGCGGCGCTGGATCGTCCCGGTCGGGGGCCTCGTCGTCGGAATGCCGCTGGGCATCTACGTGTTCAGCCGGTTCGACGAGACGCAGATGCGAGTCGCCATCGGTGTCGTGCTGGTCGTGGCGGTCGTCGTCGTGGGTGCGACACAGCAACTGGACGCGGTCACCGACTGGATCGAAAAGAAAGACTACCGCCCGGGGAAGATCGTCGGCGCGTCAGCGGGGCTGTTCGCCGGGATCTTCGGCGGTGCCGTGGCAGTCCCTGGCCCTCCCATGATCGTCTATGGGGCCTTCATGTCGGCGAGTGGGTTCTGGAGCGGCGAGGAGATGAAGGCCGTGTTCACGGCTTTTTTCGGGACACTCATGCTGTATCGCCTGGGGTCACTCACGTACACGGGTGCGGTCACGACACCGCTTCTCGTCGAGGCGCTCGTCGCCATTCCGATGGTGTTTCTCGGCGCCTGGATCGGAGTGTACATCTTCGACCACATCCCCGAACGCATCTTTCAGTGGCTGGTCCTCCTGCTGTTGACCGTGAACGCCTTCGTCCTCCTGTTCACGTCGGTTCCGGAACTGTAACGGGGGGTCAGGCGGCGCAGTTGTTCGGCCCCAGTTCGAGTTCGGTGGCCTCGTTCTCCGTCTCGGCACGATCCGTCCCGGTGTTGATCGCGATGACGTCCTCGTAGTTCGGTGGTTTCTCCGGAGCGTCGTCCGTCAGGCGCTCGACGAACGCCTCCCGGTCGAGTTCGAGCAGATCCAGTTCCGCTCCGAGATCACCGAGTCGAGCCGAGATCGCCTGTCCCGGCGAGCCGTTCTCGTAGCGACCGTCACTGGTCACGGTGACGTGTCCGGGAAGGACAGTACGGTCGTGGGACAGTTCCAGAATCGTCTCGTGGAGCGTCTCGTAGAGGAGTTCCGCGCCGTGAGTTGCGTCGGACTCACCGAACTGGAGTTCGGTTCGACCGACCGAGTCGACGAACAGCGTGTCGCCGGTCAACAGCA
This Halorientalis sp. IM1011 DNA region includes the following protein-coding sequences:
- a CDS encoding acyl-CoA dehydrogenase family protein, translating into MEDTPIDYSRFEEGSNVNYWDLDPALRAEIERAYPGAEFEWAESELSDLGEVTGHAITENAEIIDREGHELRTYDKHGEVQNHVQYHPLQHENDELVYDRGVTHDIFHAPPGRDDPLGFQHVLAQQTILSFADGGFVCPVSMTTGAAIVLEKYVDDDHPNADLLEEYFGKLTSRDYDDHIEGAMFLTEKQGGSDVGANETTAEPTDEDGVYELYGEKWFCSNIDAEGTLALARRPDAPEGTAGLSLFLVPHTKRDGSLNDQLYRRLKDKLGTIAVPTGEVEFRGAEAYLVGEPENGFKLMAEMMNFERLTNATGSVGGMGRSLLESKVQAANREAFGETIQEYPLMRRDLVNMQTDYEAALAFTFEATRHYADYMDNEQRLDADAPDERTDAEARAFKLMRLLVPVAKYKTARMAVDTASYACEILGGNGYVNGFTTERMLRDSQVLPIWEGTSNVLSLDVLRVLNREAAHEELFPLVSNALDTADHPHLEDLASTVESESQALQEAMIALATEDEEYAQHEAKQLADYVFDVVTAALLIERAQDAIDERDDARKALVAEWFVETRFREDDARGITNGEKLPDEHFEEIVRHGSLSPDKLAEAAPADD
- a CDS encoding enoyl-CoA hydratase/isomerase family protein, coding for MEEKTELSNDALRVAESDDGLAVRATIDRPEAQNSLNEPVIRGLLDAIEYADESDARVLVLRGAGGTFCSGGDLSEMSGVIGEDSTAYREQFSSLSLVVEEMVDASVLTVAAVEGYCLAGGLGLASACEFVVAHEEAEFGTPEVDVGLFPAQAMAPIMRSVDQKAGLKLLFTGEHVDAEEADDMGLVTELAPDGEFDERLDGLVDQLVNNSPVLIDVGKEAYYTQRDMGFQEALSYLREIITIVAMSDATEEGINSFLMDEDPDWEVRE
- a CDS encoding 3-keto-5-aminohexanoate cleavage protein encodes the protein MTDANRESVKGNDPDKVVISAALTGALTTRDQCEAIPYTAEEIAEEAAAAREAGAAVAHIHARTDNGSPTYSTERYQEIKDEVQARTDIVVNFSTGAVHEPVESRAEYVRETEPEMAALNMGSMNYAKYSESREDYVFDMVFENSFSEIREMVTAMNEAGVKPELECFDTGHVGNTRPLLAEGKLDHPLHFSLIMGVLGGIPATAENLAHQVRQLPDDATWQVIGISEDQWRLVAAALSMGGNVRVGLEDNFYVSEGEMAESNADLVEKAARMARDVGREPATPDEAREILSIE
- a CDS encoding helix-turn-helix domain-containing protein; the protein is MTTANDGTADDPEQIDLDLLRSALREGYFGAPREISLVELADRNGMSDREASVTLRRTLDRVLCEVVLAEEP
- a CDS encoding helix-turn-helix domain-containing protein, which codes for MLVGTFSLPPAAVALEHTLTEVPALEVEAERIAAHSTKWTMPCLWAANADFDSVDDALADDPTVEDVVEAYEFDDQKYYQLDWAEPIEGRIDAYLDKKASMLDASANATGWRVRIRFTSREQFERFREHLHDNDVPFQLEQLGKPEAPRQTFGDVTPDQRNALALARNHGYFRIPREVSTRELADELDISHQSVSELLRRGTENLIDATIVTTDEGPEEST
- a CDS encoding acyl-CoA carboxylase subunit beta, translated to MEITVDGETDEDTARVIATAVAEHLGQPVEIVDPGGDRVAADEEEWNGGGDIVTEREQNLRDQIEEIVSGGPERGHEKLENLGKAFVRDRLDLLFDEITYEDGTFARFSDDDELPADGLLTGVGEIDGREVFFTANDYSVKAGSLGQMGVEKEIRLSERAAEAGAPIVRLIDSTGARLNADEREQGDTHMDRYRGGKMFYNQCLHSGQIPQIGVLYGPDIAGSAYTPVFCDFLIMVEDISGMAIASPRIVEAMTGEAVDMEELGGPDVHATQSGSADLVVPDEESAVAAVKALLSYLPQKYDAPNPTREPKPPVKNPKGLDAVIPEEPNAAYDVHEVIDRVVDRDSWFETKPRFAPEIVTGFARMGGRPVGIVANQPEHVSGAIFPDSAEKAAEFVWICDAYEIPLVYLCDTPGFMVGSKVEREGILQRGRKFIYATSNAQVPKFCVITRKAYGAGIYAMCGPAFGADATLALPSAEISVMGPDAAVHALFGGQLEDMEGETREAFIESAKEQFDDFVDLRAQAAKMQVDELLPAGDLREQLLARLSAFRNKRRDDPDRHHGTILF
- a CDS encoding sulfite exporter TauE/SafE family protein produces the protein MIGGWGTTALTAVVILVASFVHGIAGFGFAQVSMGILPLFRSPSSASIVFTATAVVSNARVWWSVRDAFDWRRWIVPVGGLVVGMPLGIYVFSRFDETQMRVAIGVVLVVAVVVVGATQQLDAVTDWIEKKDYRPGKIVGASAGLFAGIFGGAVAVPGPPMIVYGAFMSASGFWSGEEMKAVFTAFFGTLMLYRLGSLTYTGAVTTPLLVEALVAIPMVFLGAWIGVYIFDHIPERIFQWLVLLLLTVNAFVLLFTSVPEL